Proteins co-encoded in one Gossypium arboreum isolate Shixiya-1 chromosome 11, ASM2569848v2, whole genome shotgun sequence genomic window:
- the LOC108467278 gene encoding uncharacterized protein LOC108467278 isoform X1 — translation MSGEDKREQEKVRSVLTNHSMSSPCIVSFQVPEDSNDKLQLQYLSEERQFRMIEKGNIENEILLQELKGKQSKESLTITSRQFDLNIVEKGDTWRWRPPIEGGRGNNPIPFQTICGSLSFGNNSIPIMSKMVCDLGNFFSSKWPDLRTNRLQEGGNDTNPDVSWFDTIRKYRAWPKFEGPKFKMKPDLKFQ, via the exons ATGAGTGGAGAAGACAAGAGAGAACAAGAAAAAGTGAGGAGTGTTTTAACTAACCATTCTATGAGTTCTCCTTGTATTGTTTCTTTTCAGGTTCCTGAAGATTCCAATGACAAGCTACAACTTCAATATCTTTCTGAAGAGAGACAATTTCGAATGATCGAGAAAGGTAATATCGAAAATGAAATTCTCCTTCAAGAGCTTAAAGGCAAGCAAAGTAAGGAGTCTTTAACAATTACATCACGACAATTTGATTTGAACATTGTTGAAAAAG GTGACACTTGGAGATGGCGTCCCCCTATAGAGGGAGGGCGGGGAAATAACCCAATTCCTTTTCAAACCATTTGTGGTTCCTTGAGTTTTGGAAATAATTCCATACCGATCATGAGCAAGATGGTTTGTgatcttggaaattttttttcaaGCAAGTGGcccgatttgaggacaaatcgTCTTCAAGAGGGAGGGAATGATACAAATCCCGACGTATCATGGTTCGACACAATTCGAAAATATCGAGCATGGCCTAAGTTCGAGGGGCCCAAGTTCAAAATGAAGCCTGATCTTAAATTTCAATGA
- the LOC108467278 gene encoding uncharacterized protein LOC108467278 isoform X2, producing MSGEDKREQEKVRSVLTNHSMSSPCIVSFQVPEDSNDKLQLQYLSEERQFRMIEKGDTWRWRPPIEGGRGNNPIPFQTICGSLSFGNNSIPIMSKMVCDLGNFFSSKWPDLRTNRLQEGGNDTNPDVSWFDTIRKYRAWPKFEGPKFKMKPDLKFQ from the exons ATGAGTGGAGAAGACAAGAGAGAACAAGAAAAAGTGAGGAGTGTTTTAACTAACCATTCTATGAGTTCTCCTTGTATTGTTTCTTTTCAGGTTCCTGAAGATTCCAATGACAAGCTACAACTTCAATATCTTTCTGAAGAGAGACAATTTCGAATGATCGAGAAAG GTGACACTTGGAGATGGCGTCCCCCTATAGAGGGAGGGCGGGGAAATAACCCAATTCCTTTTCAAACCATTTGTGGTTCCTTGAGTTTTGGAAATAATTCCATACCGATCATGAGCAAGATGGTTTGTgatcttggaaattttttttcaaGCAAGTGGcccgatttgaggacaaatcgTCTTCAAGAGGGAGGGAATGATACAAATCCCGACGTATCATGGTTCGACACAATTCGAAAATATCGAGCATGGCCTAAGTTCGAGGGGCCCAAGTTCAAAATGAAGCCTGATCTTAAATTTCAATGA